A window of Dickeya zeae NCPPB 2538 contains these coding sequences:
- a CDS encoding phage tail protein, whose protein sequence is MKRVQRLLIKSVLAGALGFAMLPTSANACAYEPYLGSVCYMASNYCPESYLPADGRTLNVSQNQALYAVIGNLYGGSAPNTFALPDLRGRTAIGTGPLNGSVPVYSSGQKVGQEGSTVIASTSVTLAAPQVPPHTHPATLTLNGTAGTTPVASGSVSLALSGSITNLPFSAVASLPVTGIAKIGSSTTTARSANLTDKALLTTVVGPAAQIYAPSGTNDRQVGPDGGVTGTASGSVSGTANGGQLSGTASGNVSLPLTAAVSVGPNATAPAPVVIQVPVPLPVRDPSLALTACIAVNGIYPVRP, encoded by the coding sequence ATGAAGCGAGTTCAGCGTTTGCTTATCAAATCAGTTCTTGCTGGCGCATTAGGTTTTGCCATGCTTCCGACGTCAGCAAATGCGTGTGCTTACGAGCCTTATTTGGGTTCCGTTTGTTACATGGCGAGCAATTATTGCCCAGAGTCCTACTTGCCTGCCGATGGTCGAACGCTGAACGTATCTCAAAATCAGGCGCTCTATGCAGTGATTGGCAACCTTTACGGTGGTAGCGCGCCTAATACCTTCGCGTTGCCTGATTTGCGGGGAAGGACGGCGATAGGTACTGGTCCACTGAATGGTTCTGTTCCAGTTTATAGTTCTGGGCAGAAAGTCGGGCAGGAAGGTTCAACGGTTATTGCGTCTACATCAGTCACGCTGGCTGCTCCTCAGGTACCACCGCATACTCACCCCGCCACCCTGACGTTGAATGGGACTGCCGGTACGACGCCTGTGGCCAGCGGTTCCGTTTCGTTGGCGCTTTCTGGCAGTATCACCAACCTGCCTTTTAGCGCCGTAGCCAGTCTTCCTGTCACCGGTATCGCCAAAATTGGTTCGTCCACCACCACCGCGCGTAGCGCTAACCTGACCGATAAAGCCTTGTTGACCACGGTTGTTGGGCCGGCGGCCCAAATCTACGCCCCTTCTGGCACCAACGATCGGCAGGTGGGGCCGGATGGCGGCGTGACGGGTACCGCGAGTGGCTCGGTCAGTGGTACGGCTAATGGCGGGCAGTTGTCGGGAACGGCGTCTGGCAATGTCAGTCTGCCGTTAACCGCTGCCGTTTCGGTGGGGCCGAATGCGACGGCTCCTGCTCCGGTAGTCATTCAAGTGCCCGTACCGTTGCCGGTGCGCGATCCGTCGTTAGCGTTGACAGCCTGTATCGCGGTGAATGGTATTTATCCGGTTCGCCCTTGA
- a CDS encoding HlyD family efflux transporter periplasmic adaptor subunit gives MTRSGTGQLLPALRTDLQLVESATGLDGAPQWVLADPVTGRYFTLTPSAIRLLRHWSLRHPQSVLEAANREPGLPLQSRELEQLLRFLRNYDLIAASDPVQRQGYAIKAAAWRVSLWKTLLHQYLFFRIPLWRPDPVLNRCWPWLQRYGLLFLRVVLPLILLLGGFLVSRDWVRYTHSFPHLFSLQGAAAFGVALVFAKFIHELGHAFMAKRAGCRVQTMGVAFIVLFPLFYTDVSDAWKLKEQRARLLISAGGILAELMLAGVALLAWALLPDGPLRTAAFMLSSATWITTLVVNLNPLMRFDGYFLLSDFWRVENLQERAYALCRWRLREALFGYGHPAPHTWSPSMQRKLLIWGYASWVWRFFLFFGIALMVYHFFIKVVGIVLMSVEIGWFIALPVVKEARIWWSMRKNAHPVNLLRSGLIVAAVLVLLLFPWRGSIRIPAVLEAENVSALYAPIPAQVKALYVADGQQVQAGEKLLDLTSSDLDYRINIERQQIAILQQQRQRGAGRQETASETQVLDRQLAESLARYRGLDAQRQRLSLTAPQAGQVRDVVRDMTEGRWLTSDMPLLRVVGLGAGKVQGYLPDDTLKRAKVGMQGYFIADDPAYPRLVVQLKEIAPTGTAWLQQEMLASDRHGPIAVRRDRDHNPQPVQAQYRVRFAVQEGQFSPPQQPLRGSVMLEGETESILGAVWRRIAALGIRESGF, from the coding sequence ATGACCCGTAGCGGAACGGGGCAGCTTTTGCCCGCGCTGAGAACAGATTTGCAATTGGTGGAGTCGGCGACCGGTCTCGATGGCGCACCGCAATGGGTGCTGGCCGACCCGGTGACCGGACGTTATTTCACACTAACACCTTCGGCAATACGTCTGTTACGGCACTGGTCGTTGCGTCATCCCCAATCGGTGTTGGAGGCGGCTAACCGTGAGCCGGGCTTGCCGTTGCAGAGCCGCGAGCTGGAGCAGTTATTGCGGTTTCTGCGTAATTACGACTTGATAGCCGCCAGTGACCCGGTGCAACGACAAGGGTATGCCATCAAAGCAGCGGCATGGCGTGTCAGCCTGTGGAAAACCCTTCTACATCAATATTTGTTTTTCCGCATTCCGCTATGGCGCCCTGATCCGGTGCTCAACCGTTGCTGGCCCTGGCTGCAACGTTACGGCCTGCTATTTTTGCGGGTGGTGTTACCGTTAATACTGCTACTGGGGGGCTTTCTGGTGAGCCGTGACTGGGTGCGTTATACCCACTCGTTTCCTCACTTGTTCAGCCTGCAAGGGGCCGCGGCCTTTGGTGTCGCATTGGTCTTCGCCAAGTTTATCCACGAACTGGGGCATGCTTTCATGGCTAAGCGTGCCGGTTGCCGGGTGCAGACCATGGGCGTGGCGTTTATCGTGCTGTTCCCGTTGTTTTATACCGATGTCAGTGATGCCTGGAAACTGAAAGAGCAGCGCGCCCGATTATTGATTAGCGCAGGCGGTATTCTGGCGGAACTGATGCTGGCTGGTGTTGCGTTACTGGCCTGGGCGCTGTTACCGGATGGTCCATTGCGTACTGCGGCCTTCATGCTCTCCAGCGCCACCTGGATAACAACGCTGGTGGTTAACCTCAACCCGCTGATGCGTTTTGACGGGTACTTTTTGCTGAGCGATTTCTGGCGGGTGGAAAACCTGCAGGAGCGCGCCTATGCCCTGTGCCGATGGCGGCTGCGCGAGGCGTTGTTTGGTTATGGTCATCCGGCACCGCATACCTGGTCGCCATCGATGCAGCGCAAGCTGTTGATATGGGGTTATGCCTCGTGGGTATGGCGCTTTTTTCTGTTTTTCGGCATTGCGCTGATGGTGTACCACTTTTTCATTAAGGTGGTTGGTATTGTGTTGATGTCGGTGGAAATTGGCTGGTTTATCGCGCTTCCGGTGGTGAAGGAGGCCCGTATCTGGTGGTCCATGCGTAAGAATGCTCATCCCGTTAACCTGTTGCGTTCAGGGTTAATTGTGGCGGCGGTATTAGTACTGCTGCTGTTTCCCTGGCGCGGCAGCATCCGTATTCCCGCTGTGCTGGAGGCAGAAAATGTCAGCGCGCTGTATGCCCCTATTCCTGCGCAGGTCAAAGCGCTGTATGTCGCTGACGGTCAGCAGGTGCAAGCCGGTGAAAAACTGCTGGATCTCACCTCGTCCGATTTGGACTACCGCATCAATATCGAACGTCAACAAATTGCCATTTTGCAACAGCAGCGGCAGCGGGGAGCCGGGCGTCAGGAAACTGCCAGTGAAACCCAGGTGCTTGATCGCCAGCTGGCGGAATCATTGGCCCGCTATCGGGGGCTGGATGCGCAACGCCAGCGTTTGTCTCTCACCGCGCCGCAGGCAGGCCAGGTGAGGGATGTGGTGCGAGATATGACGGAAGGCCGTTGGCTGACGTCGGATATGCCATTGCTGCGTGTGGTCGGGCTGGGGGCTGGCAAAGTGCAGGGGTATTTACCCGACGACACGCTAAAACGCGCGAAAGTGGGGATGCAAGGCTATTTTATCGCCGATGACCCCGCGTATCCCCGCCTGGTCGTACAACTGAAAGAGATTGCGCCCACCGGTACCGCCTGGTTACAGCAGGAAATGCTGGCGTCGGATCGCCACGGCCCGATCGCTGTGCGTCGCGACCGCGACCACAATCCTCAACCCGTGCAGGCGCAGTACCGTGTACGTTTCGCGGTGCAGGAGGGGCAATTCTCGCCACCGCAACAGCCGTTACGGGGCAGCGTGATGCTGGAAGGGGAAACAGAATCCATTCTTGGCGCGGTGTGGCGTCGGATTGCTGCATTGGGTATCCGGGAAAGCGGATTTTGA
- a CDS encoding efflux RND transporter periplasmic adaptor subunit: MSTTPPVSGERIFARFLDIERQARSADTVDELAYCIVNDSQTLFGFRHAALVINGTVRAVTGVTQPAPHAPFVAFVERACTQLLREPQYEQCVVVEATALDDQSRNDWLALSVPEVLWAPLKDRQGRLFGGIWYAREQPWQPAEQLLSEQLAHAFSHAWLALEPQPVWRRTRWRWKLAIPLLVVVGCLFIPVRQSVLAPAEVIPLNGRVVAAPLDGVIQAFAVQPNQNVRKGDVLVRIDDTTLKAQADVAERSLNVAEAEYRASSQRAFQDADSKARLDFLAAQVAQKRAERDYANALLSRTEIRAERDGIAVFADAERWTGKPVRTGERLMDLADPASVSLRIELDVGDAIRLAPDAPITLFLDSDPITPHGALLDRIAYESELTPSGNLAYRLDARFTGEPPRIGLRGTAKISGEYVPLAVYLFRRPLAVLRQSVGL; encoded by the coding sequence GTGAGTACTACGCCCCCCGTTTCCGGCGAACGCATCTTCGCCCGTTTTCTCGATATCGAACGTCAGGCGCGTTCGGCTGACACGGTCGACGAGCTGGCGTATTGCATCGTCAATGACAGCCAGACGTTGTTTGGCTTTCGTCATGCCGCGTTGGTGATCAACGGCACGGTGCGAGCGGTGACCGGCGTGACCCAGCCTGCGCCCCATGCCCCTTTTGTGGCGTTTGTTGAACGCGCCTGCACGCAACTGCTGCGAGAACCGCAATACGAGCAGTGTGTGGTGGTGGAAGCGACAGCGTTAGATGATCAAAGCCGTAACGACTGGCTGGCGTTATCGGTGCCCGAAGTGCTGTGGGCACCGCTGAAAGACAGGCAAGGGCGTTTGTTTGGCGGCATCTGGTATGCCCGTGAGCAGCCCTGGCAGCCCGCCGAGCAATTGCTGTCGGAACAACTGGCCCATGCGTTCAGCCACGCCTGGCTGGCGCTGGAGCCGCAACCGGTCTGGCGGCGCACGCGCTGGCGCTGGAAACTGGCTATCCCGCTTTTGGTTGTGGTGGGGTGTCTGTTTATTCCGGTGCGGCAGTCGGTGCTGGCACCAGCCGAAGTGATCCCGCTTAACGGGCGTGTGGTCGCCGCACCGCTGGATGGGGTGATTCAGGCGTTTGCCGTTCAACCTAATCAGAATGTGCGAAAAGGCGATGTGCTGGTGCGTATCGACGATACCACACTGAAAGCGCAGGCGGATGTGGCTGAAAGATCGTTGAACGTGGCGGAAGCGGAGTACCGTGCCAGCTCGCAACGCGCTTTTCAGGATGCTGACTCCAAAGCCCGGCTGGATTTTCTTGCCGCGCAGGTGGCGCAGAAGCGTGCCGAGCGCGATTATGCCAACGCGTTGCTGAGCCGTACCGAGATTCGGGCGGAGCGGGATGGTATCGCGGTATTTGCCGATGCCGAACGCTGGACCGGTAAACCGGTCCGCACCGGCGAACGGCTGATGGATTTGGCCGACCCGGCTTCCGTCTCCTTGCGTATTGAGCTGGATGTCGGCGATGCGATCCGGCTGGCGCCGGATGCGCCGATCACCTTGTTTCTTGATAGCGATCCGATAACGCCGCATGGCGCACTGCTGGATCGTATTGCGTATGAATCGGAACTGACCCCGTCGGGCAACCTGGCTTACCGGCTGGATGCGCGTTTCACCGGTGAGCCGCCGCGCATTGGGCTGCGTGGTACGGCGAAAATTTCTGGTGAATATGTACCGCTGGCAGTGTATCTGTTCCGACGGCCACTCGCCGTTTTACGTCAGTCGGTTGGATTATGA
- a CDS encoding efflux RND transporter periplasmic adaptor subunit translates to MNNFNHAVFRRALGLMAVCALAYHVQAQADDPLLINPAHPNQMAASSDNQARGIVVAVDQATISSDLAGRIVEMPFREGESFKKGDLLARFDCAIYQAQLSASQAAMRAAEAELSQNQQLAELKSVGRHAVALSAARLAQAQAESQVYQIQVNRCRILAPFDGQVVRRRAQAYESVAPGAPVLDIVNNRHLEINLLVPSRWLPILKSGLAFTFTPDETGTPLQARVARLGARIDESSQTLSLTGVIETKDAALMAGMSGTAHFPEKP, encoded by the coding sequence GTGAACAATTTCAATCACGCCGTTTTCCGTCGGGCGCTTGGGCTGATGGCGGTTTGTGCTCTGGCTTATCATGTGCAGGCGCAGGCTGATGACCCGCTATTGATTAATCCGGCTCATCCAAATCAGATGGCGGCATCGTCGGACAATCAGGCGCGTGGAATAGTGGTGGCGGTGGATCAGGCGACCATTTCCAGCGACCTGGCCGGACGCATTGTGGAGATGCCGTTCAGAGAAGGGGAGTCGTTTAAAAAAGGCGATCTGCTGGCGCGTTTTGATTGCGCTATCTATCAGGCGCAATTGTCGGCATCGCAGGCGGCGATGCGGGCGGCGGAAGCAGAACTGAGCCAGAACCAGCAACTGGCGGAGCTCAAATCGGTGGGCAGACACGCTGTAGCTTTATCTGCCGCTCGTCTGGCGCAGGCGCAGGCAGAAAGTCAGGTCTACCAGATTCAGGTCAACCGTTGCCGCATTCTGGCACCGTTTGACGGCCAGGTGGTCAGGCGTCGTGCGCAGGCGTATGAAAGCGTAGCGCCGGGGGCGCCAGTGCTGGATATCGTCAACAATCGCCATCTGGAAATTAACCTGCTGGTGCCATCTCGTTGGTTGCCCATACTCAAGTCCGGCCTGGCCTTCACCTTTACGCCAGATGAAACCGGCACGCCGTTACAAGCCCGCGTTGCCCGACTAGGTGCACGCATTGATGAAAGCAGCCAGACACTTAGCCTGACGGGGGTGATTGAAACCAAAGACGCCGCGCTGATGGCTGGGATGAGCGGCACGGCACATTTTCCGGAGAAACCGTGA
- the orn gene encoding oligoribonuclease has product MVNENNLIWIDLEMTGLDPERDRIIEIATLVTDANLNVLAEGPTLAVHQPDSQLALMDDWNVRTHTASGLVERVKASRVDEDAAQRETIAFLQQWVPAGKSPICGNSIGQDRRFLFRYMPELEAYFHYRYLDVSTLKELARRWKPEILAGFKKRNTHQALDDIRESVAELAYYREHFIQL; this is encoded by the coding sequence ATGGTAAATGAAAACAACCTGATCTGGATCGATTTGGAAATGACGGGGCTGGATCCTGAACGGGATCGGATCATCGAGATCGCAACACTGGTGACCGACGCTAACCTGAACGTGCTGGCAGAAGGCCCGACGCTGGCGGTGCATCAGCCTGATAGCCAGCTGGCGCTGATGGATGACTGGAACGTGCGTACCCATACCGCCAGCGGGTTGGTGGAGCGAGTGAAAGCCAGTCGCGTTGACGAAGACGCGGCGCAGCGGGAAACCATTGCCTTCCTGCAACAGTGGGTACCGGCGGGCAAATCGCCGATTTGCGGCAACAGCATCGGGCAGGATCGTCGTTTCCTGTTCCGCTACATGCCGGAACTGGAAGCCTACTTCCACTACCGCTATCTGGATGTCAGTACGCTCAAGGAACTGGCGCGCCGCTGGAAACCCGAGATTCTGGCGGGCTTTAAAAAGCGCAATACTCACCAGGCGCTGGACGATATCCGTGAATCGGTCGCGGAACTGGCGTACTACCGCGAGCACTTTATTCAGTTGTAA
- the rsgA gene encoding small ribosomal subunit biogenesis GTPase RsgA, whose translation MSKKKLSKGQQRRVSANHQRRLKHADSKVEWDDNQLGEPQEGIIISRFGMHADVEAPDGEVHRCNLRRTIPSLVTGDRVVWRAGNETLAGISGIVEAVHPRQSVLTRPDYYDGIKPIAANIDQIVIVSAILPELSLNIIDRYLVACETLEVEPLIVLNKTDLLDDEGRAFVEEVMDIYRNLHYRVLMLSSHTQQGIAELEAALTGRVSIFAGQSGVGKSSLLNALLYPDDAKILVNDVSDASGLGQHTTTAARLYHFPHGGDVIDSPGVREFGLWHLEPEQVTRGFIEFRDYLGSCKFRDCKHDTDPGCAIRAALERGEIAAERFDNYHRILESMAQVKTRKSFSASDN comes from the coding sequence GTGAGTAAAAAGAAACTGTCAAAAGGTCAGCAACGGCGGGTTAGCGCCAACCATCAGCGCCGCCTGAAGCATGCCGACAGCAAGGTCGAGTGGGATGACAACCAATTGGGCGAACCGCAGGAAGGCATCATTATCAGCCGCTTTGGCATGCATGCCGATGTGGAAGCGCCGGATGGCGAGGTGCACCGCTGTAATCTTCGCCGTACTATCCCCTCACTGGTCACCGGTGACCGGGTCGTCTGGCGCGCCGGTAATGAAACGTTGGCTGGCATCAGCGGTATTGTCGAAGCGGTACACCCACGTCAGTCGGTGTTGACCCGGCCGGATTACTATGACGGTATCAAACCGATCGCCGCTAACATCGACCAGATTGTGATTGTCTCCGCCATCTTGCCGGAGCTGTCACTCAATATTATCGACCGCTATCTGGTGGCCTGTGAAACGCTGGAAGTCGAGCCGCTGATCGTGCTCAACAAAACCGACTTGCTGGATGACGAAGGCCGGGCGTTCGTAGAAGAGGTGATGGATATCTATCGCAACCTGCACTACCGGGTGCTGATGCTGTCCAGCCACACCCAACAGGGCATCGCCGAACTGGAAGCCGCGTTGACCGGCCGAGTCAGTATCTTTGCCGGGCAGTCCGGCGTCGGCAAGTCGAGCCTGCTCAATGCGTTACTCTACCCTGATGACGCCAAAATTCTGGTCAACGATGTGTCCGATGCTTCAGGGCTTGGCCAGCACACCACCACCGCCGCACGGTTGTACCACTTCCCCCACGGCGGCGACGTTATCGATTCACCGGGCGTACGCGAATTCGGCCTGTGGCATCTGGAGCCTGAGCAGGTCACACGGGGTTTTATCGAGTTTCGCGACTATCTGGGCAGTTGTAAATTCCGTGACTGCAAACACGATACCGACCCTGGCTGCGCCATCCGCGCCGCGCTGGAGCGAGGTGAGATAGCCGCTGAGCGTTTTGATAACTACCACCGCATTCTGGAGAGCATGGCGCAGGTAAAAACGCGTAAATCCTTTTCTGCTTCGGATAACTGA
- the asd gene encoding archaetidylserine decarboxylase (Phosphatidylserine decarboxylase is synthesized as a single chain precursor. Generation of the pyruvoyl active site from a Ser is coupled to cleavage of a Gly-Ser bond between the larger (beta) and smaller (alpha chains). It is an integral membrane protein.), whose translation MLDRIKIALQHLLPKVWLTQLAGWGANRQAGLLTRLVIELFARIYKVNMQEAQQPKAASYRTFNDFFVRPLKPGIRPVDPLANRLVFPADGAISQLGTIDDLQVLQAKQHNYSLEALLAGNVILADLFRDGVFVTTYLSPRDYHRVHMPCDGILRDMIYVPGDLFSVNPLTAANVPNLFARNERVICLFDTPFGPMVQILVGATIVGSIETVWAGVVTPPREGIIKRWAYPLEGEDAVILEKGDEMGRFKLGSTVINLFAKGRVELMPGLASQSITRMGEAMAEALDESVRARMSAANDSDTTDTTP comes from the coding sequence GTGCTGGACAGAATCAAGATTGCTCTACAACATCTGCTCCCGAAGGTCTGGCTGACGCAGCTGGCCGGTTGGGGAGCCAACCGCCAGGCTGGCCTGCTTACCAGACTGGTGATTGAACTGTTTGCGCGCATCTACAAGGTCAATATGCAGGAAGCGCAGCAACCCAAGGCCGCATCCTACCGTACGTTCAACGACTTTTTTGTGCGCCCGCTAAAACCGGGGATCCGTCCGGTTGACCCGCTGGCGAACCGGTTAGTATTCCCTGCCGATGGCGCCATTTCTCAGTTGGGCACCATTGACGATCTTCAGGTCTTGCAAGCCAAACAGCACAACTATTCGCTGGAAGCGCTGTTGGCCGGTAACGTCATTCTCGCTGACCTGTTTCGCGATGGCGTGTTCGTCACAACTTATCTCTCACCGCGTGATTACCACCGCGTGCATATGCCGTGTGACGGTATTTTGCGCGACATGATCTACGTGCCGGGTGACCTGTTTTCCGTTAACCCACTGACCGCTGCCAACGTGCCGAACCTGTTTGCCCGCAACGAGCGGGTGATCTGCCTGTTCGATACGCCATTCGGCCCCATGGTGCAGATACTGGTGGGCGCGACCATCGTCGGCAGTATCGAAACGGTGTGGGCGGGTGTGGTTACGCCGCCGCGTGAAGGCATCATCAAACGTTGGGCCTATCCGCTGGAAGGCGAAGACGCGGTTATTCTGGAAAAAGGCGACGAAATGGGCCGTTTCAAACTCGGCTCCACGGTCATTAACCTGTTCGCGAAAGGTCGTGTAGAGTTAATGCCCGGACTGGCCAGCCAGAGCATTACCCGTATGGGGGAAGCCATGGCCGAAGCGTTGGATGAGAGTGTACGGGCACGCATGAGTGCGGCCAACGACAGCGATACAACCGATACCACCCCCTGA